The Telopea speciosissima isolate NSW1024214 ecotype Mountain lineage chromosome 11, Tspe_v1, whole genome shotgun sequence genome includes the window CAGAAGGAGTTAAATTTTCTCACGGTCAataaaacaatggaaaattacaagattatcTCCAAATGGGATTTGTTTTACCGAATTGCCACCCACCCCCCCGGGGGCCCGGCCTACTTCGGCTAGAGAAGAGAGGGGATTCCCACATTTCGTTGAAGTGCTGGCTTTGGCCTTGAGATCGTACAGGGTGCTTCTGGGCCTAGTTCAAGCTTGGGCTGGCACAGGGGGCTGGGCCCAATCAACTTAAGTGCTGACTTGGGTGGTAAAGGGTGCTGCTAGGCCTGGTTCAAGCTTGGGCTGGCACAAGGGGTTGGGCCCAGTCAGCTTAAGTGCTGGATTGGGCTGGCATAGGATGCTGGGGCCAATCAACTTAAATGCTGGCTTGAGTTGGCACAGGGGACTGGGCCGGTTCAAGCTTGAACCTGAATCGAAGGGGTCTTGGttctttagggtttttgggCTCAGTCATTTCTATGCATGGAAAAgccatttttcatgattttttaaACATAAGGATTTGGAGCAACATTGGGGGCTTAGGGAACCTCCCCAACTATAAATAATGGGTCCCATGAAACATCAAGGCAACAACCTCCAGTGGGGCTCGCAAAGAATGTAAACATATAAATGGTCTTCAAAgtaataattttgaaaattattagAGGTTTTAGTCCTATGGAAAATATTTACTTATTAGATGCTTGTGACTCAACAATTGGGTCACTCAGAGTTGGGCCAGAACTAGATTTGATAAATGGGCCAAGATTTGGGTTCAATAAATGTATGTCCCATATGGGCTTTCACTTAAAAGACCTTTTGAGCTAAACCCATATCTCATATAAGAACCCAATAGAAGTTTATAGACACATAATggtgggatctttatcacctccagtttgccgaccggcccagttccccagttcctctaacaaagggggggtaaaatgacctctctacccatgccccaACACCCTACCCgaatggggtccaccatccccctattagaggaactggggaactgagccggtcagcaaactggaggtgataattttcccataaTGGTGTCTATCAACATCAACCTCCTATCTCCAATTAGGGGTGTTTTATAGTGGATGGTTTGTTCATCATTTAGTTATTTCGAAAGAATGCATTTAAGGTTGATGAAGAGATATCCCATATTCAATACCAACTGGGGCATATTAAGTCTTATTCATGACTTGATACTGCTTGAAAACCAAATTCTCATGTCTGTTCTTCGCAATTTTGTTCCATTTAACTATGGTCCCCAGTGGAACAGGTCGTTTAGTCATCAAACTCGCTCTCGTGTTCTTTGACCCTTTTgatagaagaataaaaaaacactaaacCAAGAAAGAGGATACATCACCCAAAATATCAGATTTAGTCTTAGTACTCTTAGCTATCATTCCTAATCTATGAGCTGGAGTAATATAGGATTTAtcttttttaataatatatacattaagaAAAGACTTATTACTGATTTAATATCcaacaaaaaagtaaaaacttCCTATGGCCACTGATAAGAGCTTCGAATCATTCAATTAACTAGCTTCTCACAATCAGTTCAAATGGCGATACTATCGACCTCTATTGCCCTTGCTTTTTACAATACCAAAAGCATTCCCAGAGCCTCTCTGCCTCTTGAGTATTCCTCGCTATTTAAGATTTCAAACTTGATAGACATGTTTTATGAGCTTAAGACATGATCCACTATGTATGGTAGAGGAAGAATCAAACAGAATCAAGAATGAGCCATGAGAGATTTATCATGTCCAAGTTTAGGATTTTGGGATGTAATCGGATAAGATTTGGTTTGGATCTTGGCCTATACAGAGATTAATTATGTCTTTAATTCTTTCCTCCTTTTTGTGTACTATATACTATATAGTGCTATCTCAACTTGTTATAAAGTAATACCCTTAAATCTTAGAACATTAGTGCTTTTATatactttattttgtttttgttaaagTATAATAGTGGttgggttaaaaaaaatggaaacatttacaattgaaattaaaaaaaaaaaaatttgaatctataaaaaaaaaaggagtacgTGAGCAATCTAGCAGATCTAATAAATGTCTGTATTTAATCTTAAGATACATGAAAAGAACTTGCTCATTACATCATCTTATATGTAGACATATCTTACCATGTTTGTTTATGTATCTTTATTGTAGTTCCAAGCACCCTTTCGGGTAGTCTCagatttttcaatttctttattCTGTCACTAGAAAAACTTGGAttgatttaaattttgaaatgtgacCAAAAGCATATTGGTTCACCAGTCCACAAATTTAGCCCCATTTGAAGTGCCATGTGTATGTTAGTTATCAAAGGTCATGTTGGCAGGTTCCCTCTCCCATTAAGATGTGGGGTACAATTTATCTAGTCTGACCAAAATATTTGCCAAGTGGCATGTTAGATGGAATTTAAAATTCCTTGCCCACGTGTTAAATGTTAGTTGAATTGGAATTCACCAAGTGGCAGGGCGAAACTTTGAAAATCTAGGACTATGAGAATGGTGCATGCCAATATACAATAGCTGAAAATACATTTACATAATTCATGTATGCATGTGGGGAAATATTTGACTAAATTTGAGTctaaaattttgacaaatgccAATCCTGAATGGTCGGAATGGCTACTCCCTATTGTCACAAGGCAAAATTACAAGGGGCTTTAAGTAAGTTTGTCGGACCATGAAGTGGCAAACTTCCTTAATATATACATGATACATACTACATACATGTAATACATATGTATGgtataactatttttatcatttgagaatgcgaaaatgacctagaatgcattccaagaatacataccaaacacaaccttagccTTCTTGAGCCGGCACACGGCATATTTGTTGCCTTAGCACGGTCCAGTAGGTCTCTTTGAGCCAGTATATAATGCATCTTTTGTCAAACCAATAATTGGAGCCAAAGTTGAATATGTATTGATTTTTCTACCTTCATATCTCCATGAGGTAGAAATTGTAGTTGTATCATGCACTctctcattttctctcttctccttgacactctGGCCCTATGTATGAATTGTATCTCACATTTTCTAGAACTCTCATTGACTTGGCATGAGGATTTCATCCCATGCTGCCAACAGGACAATCTTTTGCCCTAtctatgggaaaaagaatgctactgaTGGCGTAACCTTGGTTCCCAAACACATGAGCATGCAAAATTACTATTCCACCCTTTTGTGAAATCAAACATGCATTCATACATGCATCTATTGATCCCAATTTCTTCCAAGAGCAATACATGTTCTTAAAATAGTCTCTAGCCATTATACCAAATCGAGGGAAACCATTGGACCAAAAAGGTATGATATCATATCTTAAAATAGTCTCTTGCCATTATACCAAATCGAGGGAAACCATTGGACCAAAAAGGTATGATATCATAAAAGAGTCACATGACATCATTAACAgagatctctcttcttcttcaacaaggGAGGTGATACTTTGCCAAAATCCCAAAGCCTAGTctacaaaataaagaaagataGAAAGCATTTGGGAGTTGTGAAAGCAAAAGCACCATATTCTCACGTATTCCTAGAAATTTCTCTTTTAACCTATCCATCTCCACTATCAATTCAGATTCTGTGCTAAGGTCTACCATCTCTACACACATCACCCTCTTCCCTAAAAAAGGGCAAAACTCCAAAACCTATAGCTTCCCCTACATAGACTAATCATTTGTTAAAGAAACAAAATCCTAATCCACATTGCCCATATACGTGTGATTTACAGCTTTTAAGTCTTAATTGGTTCAAATCCCATTAATTAGAACATACTAAATCATCTATTAactcattttgggtttgaaaattgATACACTGCAAAAAAAACTCAGTTTCTTTGTATCTATAGTTACTATACAATTAAGCTAAAACAAGAACCCTTTAATCTATTTCCTTAACCTCTGGTTCTGATAATTGTGATGGTTCCTCTTCCTTGAGTCTGGATTTTGGTTAGGGCCACCACTGCTTTCCCTGAGAGACCAGGACCATCAGGAGACACACATGGACGACCAGCAAAGTCTCCCACTGGGTGCTTGACCGGTCTGGTTGGTGGCATGAGGATCCTCTCATTGATATCATTAAGGGTCATGTCACCATCTACTCCTCCAGGCTTCACTAATGCAAATGGGTAAACCACTCCTGTAATcactttctttttcctcttaagGCCACTCTCTGCAACACCAAAAGCAATCAAAACTTTCAGATTAGAACACATGAAGGAGGAGATCCATATATATGGAGAATTATATCAtgacaaaacccaaaaaaaaaaaaaaaaaaaagagaaagtgataCCTGAGGCTGACACAGGATCACTTGAAATTTGTGTCTCTCTGTCTTGCATGCAAGAAAGAGAATTATATGTTTCAGGGCCTGACACTGAGTAGTCTTCTATTGTTTTGATCTCTGAGAAAATATTTTCTCCATCACTGATACTACTAATTGAAGAGTTGAAGGGTTCCCCTGTCATGATCACAAGAACTTCTACTTTTCAGTAATTCAATGTTATCAGATCTCATATATGTATGGTaccctaaaaagaaaaggtgggTTCACCTTGGATCATGAAGAAAGTGATTAACAAAGACAATTAAATGAAGAGAGATAATGTAAGTTACCTGAAATTCCACTGGCTTCAGTTATTTTACTTGGACAGTTAAAATTCTTCAGTGTCTCCCCAGTCCAATTTGAGCTCCAGTAGTTCTGTCAATTAGAAGATCAATTCCCTGAACAAAATATGTattcggctctcctccagccgtagcgggagctggaggatccagcccccAAAACAGGGGGTGTTTTAGATCATTTCAcaggctggaggatccagcccagcaaaaacaatGGTGGTTTTGGGTCATTTTACATGTGGAGCCCCTATAAATGACCAAACCCTCCTGTTTTTGCTGgtctggatcctccagctccgaTCATGGCTGGAGGAGATTCAGGTCCACAAAATATCCTAATGGGAAAAGTTTCTCTGAGCTGTTGGTGCGGGCAATGTGATAGTTTTTCCAAGAAATCAACCCCATAAACCGGCTTACAAGGTGGGAAAACCTAAAACTACATAACTCACATCATATCACTTCTGTGGAATCAGCTCGCCATATGATTGATATGGGATCATAACATCACTCTTCCCCACTCTTTATTGACGAACCCGCTATCATAATTtagagatcaaagcatcttcaaACTCTTTCAAAGCATTCAAAAAGAGTGTTTACCTGTATAAGATTCTCCAAGCTTGTTCTTTGATCTTGATCATTATCATATAACTGCAAGCGTCTTCTCTTACACCGATCATTCCATTCCATTAAAGCATCTTGAAGATACCCAGTTGATGAAAAATCAGCTAATGGTAAGAAGGGTGTACTTGTCTCCATAACTGAGCAAAACAGTGAGTGACAGAACAGGACAATAAGCACTAATTAGCCATTAAAGGttataaccaagaaagaaagaaagaaagaaagaaaaaaacagggaAGCCATTACTTAAGGACATGTCTGTGTTGAAAACTCCAAGGCTGTGAAGATCCCAACCTGGGGTGGAGGGATTGTGGCTGCTGTGTAGATTAGTGTTGTATGCCATGAGCGTGGAACCCTCTACTGAGTTTAATTCAGAAATGTGCTATAGCTTCCATTATATTTAAAGGGGAAGCTTTGGAAAAGTGAAGAGAAGCTGATTTAGAttttagaagaagagaagaagtcaGTCAacggcaaagaagaagaaattaagaaaaagataaagtgaTGTTTCTTGGGATTCGGGCACAGTTTGGTAGGTGTGCGGGGGACTCCATGATTGCAAGGTTATCATGTTTGGAATGTTGGATTTTGTATATAAGAGAGAacgagagaagaaaaagaaatgcagGACAGCTTCAGGTCTTCAATGATAAGCTAGAATTCAAAATTCTGGCTTTTCCTTTTTGGCTTTGATGGGTCAGGTATGGAATAGCAACCGTTTTGCCTTTGTGTGCTCAGGTTCTAGATTAACTTTCTTTGATAAATTTGGTCTTGGAATGGAGGATCCATATCAACATTACAATTAAGTTCACAAAATTTTTCTTAGTGCTGTTCGATCATGGTGGGTGTCCTTTAGCTTTCCCATCAGGGACCCACAACATGGCATGCCGGCTTATGCCCATTTTAATGATGtattattaaattttaagaTTTGAATTGATTATCAGATGGGTCGGGTCTGACTCGGCTCTAATTTGATATATAATAGTTACAGGGTAAGAGAACATTAACCGGTCATGTAGCTCATGcacccatggttttagtgcatggtatcgatAACCTACAAAACTGATATGATATAATATACAGTATTGGTCTGGATCGGCTGTATAGGACAACTTTGCTCCTGATTCTCCTCTAAAAATAAgtttttgacatttttaccccttgTCTATACTGTGCTACTGATACGGCATCGGCATAGTATCGACAtggtatcgatgactagcaaaaccgatatGTATCACCCGATATGgatgatacgataccgatacctgaAACCATGCATGCACCAACACGTGCCCAATGAGAGTGCGCATAgaagcattggtttggatgaggttttttatttcattgggggTTGACAGCAATCTTTTTGCATGCTTCTGTGTCTAAGCGCAAGAGCCACACGACTGGTTAACATTCTTTTGCCCTAATTTATAACAGATTGAATAGGAAAAATGCATTAATTTGCATTCCACCCAATTAGGAGAAGAGTATTACTAATTCTAATATCGACatgttttgaaaataaaaagagaaaagattctTTGAGCCAATCATGGAGgagtccggatcagctacccacatggggatgggtggggacagatctgactcCTCCATGGggcgtgggtcccacacccccatggaggagTCAGATCTGTCCctacccgtccccatgtgggtatcAGATTTGAACTTATCATGGAGGGTATActggtactctctctctctctctctcattctacATGAATGACCTCTCAGCATCTCTTTAAAAAACCGTTTTATCCTATGTTGCTagctcaaagaaccctctctcaaataaaaattaggggaaaaaaatactGCTTGATCACGTGATTCTTGCATCAGTTACAAAAAACGTGTGAAATTATTGTCCAAGccctcttgaaataaaaaaattccacctGTATTGATACCTCGGCACATGCTCTTGATGTGTTACCCTATGCTACTAGCTCATAGAAATCAAGTTAATTTTAGGCCTAATCGTATCCGATTTGGGACCCGCGACCTATCTCATGGTGTAGAATTAGGTGGGAGAAATGCATGCGTGCAGGTGAATTTAATCACTTTGGGGTTTGTGGAATTATTGGACTTTAATTTCAAATGGGGATCATGAGTGTGGAATTTGGATCCCAAGTGGGAATTTTAGTTAGCCCAAACTGGACCAATAAAAGACAATATCTCAATCTCTTAACGGAATGCCAGAGTGGAGGGTCAGATTTCTGTCAGGCCATTTGGGGCATTAACTGTTGGTCCCAAACAATTTGATCATAGGTAGGTCAACAATATTTATTGgtcaaaattttaattattgacTATTTGGACCCCTATAGGCGTATAGTCCATTTCAATCGATTACTGATCTTCTCTTCCATGAACCACCCTATGTCTCTATCATATCCATTTGCTTTGGGAAATCATGAATGAAAACTGTTGgtatggtggtcattttgtatGTTCCTGTGTCTGGcacaaaaataatatattgCACGCACCCAAGTAAGattctttataattttttggataTCACTTTTATTACTTCATTTTGTGGGAACGGCTTCTGAAACAGTCAAACCattcttattttcatttttataggAGCAAAAGACTGTTTTATTATCAGTGAGTGATGGGTTAACTTATCTTGTGGGCCCAATCATAGCCCAAGAGCAACTTGAGAAACTGAGACATATCAAATGGCTCTGTTTAGTGGGCTTGATTTGGACTTGAGCAAGGTAAGCCAGGTCTTGGATGAACCTGGCCCACTACCCCAACCACACTTTTTgagtattgaaatttgaaagtggACAAGTCA containing:
- the LOC122646315 gene encoding uncharacterized protein LOC122646315 isoform X2, producing the protein MAYNTNLHSSHNPSTPGWDLHSLGVFNTDMSLIMETSTPFLPLADFSSTGYLQDALMEWNDRCKRRRLQLYDNDQDQRTSLENLIQNYWSSNWTGETLKNFNCPSKITEASGISGEPFNSSISSISDGENIFSEIKTIEDYSVSGPETYNSLSCMQDRETQISSDPVSASESGLKRKKKVITGVVYPFALVKPGGVDGDMTLNDINERILMPPTRPVKHPVGDFAGRPCVSPDGPGLSGKAVVALTKIQTQGRGTITIIRTRG
- the LOC122646315 gene encoding uncharacterized protein LOC122646315 isoform X3 codes for the protein MAYNTNLHSSHNPSTPGWDLHSLGVFNTDMSLIMETSTPFLPLADFSSTGYLQDALMEWNDRCKRRRLQLYDNDQDQRTSLQNYWSSNWTGETLKNFNCPSKITEASGISGEPFNSSISSISDGENIFSEIKTIEDYSVSGPETYNSLSCMQDRETQISSDPVSASGVAESGLKRKKKVITGVVYPFALVKPGGVDGDMTLNDINERILMPPTRPVKHPVGDFAGRPCVSPDGPGLSGKAVVALTKIQTQGRGTITIIRTRG
- the LOC122646315 gene encoding uncharacterized protein LOC122646315 isoform X1 is translated as MAYNTNLHSSHNPSTPGWDLHSLGVFNTDMSLIMETSTPFLPLADFSSTGYLQDALMEWNDRCKRRRLQLYDNDQDQRTSLENLIQNYWSSNWTGETLKNFNCPSKITEASGISGEPFNSSISSISDGENIFSEIKTIEDYSVSGPETYNSLSCMQDRETQISSDPVSASGVAESGLKRKKKVITGVVYPFALVKPGGVDGDMTLNDINERILMPPTRPVKHPVGDFAGRPCVSPDGPGLSGKAVVALTKIQTQGRGTITIIRTRG